The following proteins are co-located in the Paludibaculum fermentans genome:
- a CDS encoding YncE family protein, with product MRPIIGMPGSAYAGSPLVRSFDFASTAPDGRNALVAKDQSLYLVRRLDGGAPVWREFAKQAAVPSRVVWSDGAESVGLLNADATQLDLWSGLASEPKLAGSVSVSGITERIVSLAVDKNAGFAFAATQGQSSGTLYLLTAGAEPRMLMPLTQAGALLLAGNALYVADRGLSTVTRVTNWAQNPNLANVASAGSGVADPVGVALSQDGKLLYVANAESRQILAYDLGSNSLKGALDLDFVPSGLDRMGSNSLFLLRNGIAGEQPAQVLDTNAQKVYFVPVGLAVSGGE from the coding sequence GTGCGCCCCATCATTGGTATGCCCGGCTCGGCCTACGCCGGCAGCCCGCTCGTCCGCTCGTTCGATTTCGCGTCCACCGCACCCGACGGCCGCAACGCCCTCGTGGCCAAGGACCAGTCCCTGTACCTCGTGCGACGGCTAGATGGCGGCGCGCCCGTGTGGCGCGAGTTCGCCAAGCAGGCCGCCGTTCCCTCGCGCGTGGTCTGGAGCGATGGCGCCGAATCCGTCGGACTCCTGAACGCCGACGCGACGCAGCTCGACCTCTGGTCCGGGCTGGCCTCCGAACCCAAGCTCGCCGGTTCTGTCAGCGTGTCCGGCATCACGGAACGCATCGTGTCCCTGGCCGTGGATAAGAATGCCGGCTTCGCCTTCGCTGCCACACAGGGACAGTCGTCCGGCACCCTCTATCTCCTGACCGCTGGCGCGGAGCCCCGGATGCTCATGCCGCTCACCCAGGCAGGCGCCTTGTTGCTCGCTGGAAATGCTCTCTATGTGGCTGACCGCGGACTGAGTACCGTCACCCGCGTGACGAACTGGGCTCAGAATCCGAATCTGGCCAATGTGGCTTCCGCCGGCAGCGGCGTAGCCGACCCCGTGGGCGTCGCCCTCTCCCAGGACGGCAAGCTGCTGTATGTGGCGAATGCCGAATCCCGCCAGATCCTGGCCTACGACCTTGGCTCCAACTCGCTGAAAGGCGCCCTCGACCTGGACTTCGTGCCCAGCGGTCTCGACCGCATGGGCTCCAACTCGCTCTTCCTGCTGCGCAACGGCATCGCCGGAGAGCAGCCCGCCCAGGTTCTGGACACCAACGCGCAAAAGGTCTACTTCGTGCCCGTCGGCCTGGCCGTGAGCGGCGGCGAATAA